In Novosphingobium resinovorum, the following are encoded in one genomic region:
- a CDS encoding nitrilase-related carbon-nitrogen hydrolase: protein MRHAPPPPYVLATCASAPQCVFANGAVDRAAIDHNIAQTIALAERAVGDHGARLVVFPQFGLTGYAMVSPEAWHDAAFALPGPEIERIAEASRRTGAWIAVQVPERHDAFPGRHFLSCVIVGPDDGIALVHRKGYSLSLRTSPIDVYERFVEVFGKEAFHPVIDTPIGRLGAVIGAELHWPEVCRSLALNGTQVVLNPIAAAPHLDYLQRAGALQVRPVRAFENMVYLAAANIAGPEGAPRSTIFDYKGASIANPAPDAPDITLATIDIPALEAWRREPSANFLAQIQADTTVQPDPSHHWPRNAWPAHAPSGFEDLIATEAAAWDKFNAQWG from the coding sequence ATGCGCCACGCCCCGCCCCCGCCTTATGTCCTCGCCACGTGCGCCTCGGCGCCGCAGTGCGTGTTCGCGAATGGCGCCGTGGACCGCGCCGCGATCGACCACAACATCGCGCAGACCATCGCCTTGGCCGAGCGGGCGGTCGGTGATCACGGGGCACGGCTGGTCGTGTTCCCGCAGTTCGGCCTGACCGGCTATGCCATGGTTTCCCCCGAGGCCTGGCACGACGCCGCCTTCGCGCTCCCCGGCCCGGAGATCGAGCGCATCGCCGAAGCCTCCCGCCGCACCGGCGCATGGATCGCCGTCCAGGTGCCCGAGCGCCACGACGCCTTTCCGGGTCGCCACTTCCTTTCCTGCGTCATCGTCGGTCCTGACGACGGCATCGCCCTCGTCCACCGCAAGGGCTATTCGCTCTCGCTGCGCACCAGCCCGATCGATGTGTACGAGCGGTTCGTGGAAGTCTTCGGCAAGGAGGCGTTCCACCCCGTGATCGACACGCCGATCGGCCGTCTCGGCGCGGTGATCGGTGCCGAACTCCATTGGCCGGAAGTGTGCCGCTCACTGGCACTCAACGGCACCCAAGTGGTACTTAACCCCATAGCAGCCGCCCCGCACCTCGACTATCTGCAGCGAGCAGGCGCGCTTCAGGTCCGGCCTGTGCGGGCCTTCGAGAACATGGTGTACCTCGCCGCCGCCAACATCGCCGGACCGGAAGGCGCACCGCGCTCGACGATCTTCGACTACAAGGGCGCCTCGATCGCAAATCCCGCGCCCGATGCGCCGGACATCACGCTCGCAACGATCGACATCCCGGCGCTTGAAGCATGGCGGCGTGAGCCATCCGCCAATTTCCTCGCCCAGATCCAGGCCGACACCACGGTTCAGCCTGATCCGAGCCATCACTGGCCTCGTAACGCATGGCCGGCGCATGCCCCCTCCGGCTTCGAAGATCTGATCGCGACGGAGGCGGCGGCATGGGACAAATTCAACGCCCAATGGGGATAG
- a CDS encoding alpha/beta fold hydrolase — MSVRDRAESSSAKGSPRVGRIVGGVVAAVALVAAGTLGTMRLGWWNPSYEAVAAEQATGPSKFEMVGDVKLHVRDEGQGPVILMLHSSMSNLRIWDGWADQLKGSYRVIRFDWPPYGLSVDPRPSQGMPSVVELIERFVKQKGLGKFVIVASSSGATIATMYTARHPEQVRALAVSTLPLKAPPPTETSALVSSVLWVHTNLVPNYMPEFFYRHSLAELYGRPERLKPETVHWYYMTNNIPGGFARVKTYYEANTKAVWKSGAGDAAVAVKVPVLLQWGDRDIVIPKDRADDARVMFANAPMKIIHYPDVGHYPMIELPEQTGRDLKAWIDALPAAPAAGK, encoded by the coding sequence ATGAGCGTCAGGGATCGGGCCGAAAGCAGTTCCGCAAAGGGCAGCCCCAGGGTGGGCAGGATCGTCGGCGGCGTGGTGGCGGCAGTGGCGCTCGTCGCGGCGGGTACGCTGGGCACTATGCGGCTTGGCTGGTGGAACCCCAGCTATGAGGCTGTCGCGGCCGAGCAGGCGACCGGGCCGTCGAAGTTCGAGATGGTCGGCGACGTCAAGCTGCATGTCCGCGACGAAGGGCAGGGGCCGGTCATCCTGATGCTGCACAGTTCCATGTCGAACCTGCGGATATGGGACGGCTGGGCCGACCAGCTCAAGGGCTCCTACCGCGTCATCCGCTTCGACTGGCCGCCCTATGGTCTCTCCGTCGATCCGCGTCCCTCGCAGGGGATGCCGAGCGTCGTGGAACTGATCGAGCGTTTCGTGAAGCAGAAGGGCCTTGGCAAGTTCGTCATCGTCGCCAGTTCCAGCGGGGCGACGATCGCGACGATGTACACCGCGCGCCATCCCGAGCAGGTCCGCGCGCTGGCGGTATCCACCCTGCCGCTCAAGGCGCCGCCTCCGACCGAGACTTCGGCTCTCGTTTCATCGGTCCTGTGGGTGCACACGAACCTCGTGCCCAACTACATGCCGGAGTTCTTCTACCGCCATTCGCTGGCCGAACTCTACGGGCGTCCGGAGCGGCTGAAGCCCGAGACGGTCCATTGGTACTACATGACCAACAACATCCCCGGCGGTTTCGCGCGGGTGAAGACCTATTACGAGGCGAACACCAAGGCGGTGTGGAAGTCCGGTGCGGGCGATGCGGCGGTGGCGGTGAAGGTGCCGGTGCTGCTGCAGTGGGGCGACCGAGACATCGTCATCCCCAAGGACCGGGCCGACGATGCGCGGGTCATGTTCGCCAATGCGCCGATGAAGATCATCCACTATCCCGACGTCGGCCATTACCCGATGATCGAACTGCCCGAGCAGACCGGGCGCGACCTCAAGGCATGGATCGACGCACTTCCGGCGGCACCCGCCGCAGGGAAATAA
- a CDS encoding LysR family transcriptional regulator, which produces MDLRQLRHFIAVAELGNFSRAAERVFLTQPALTRSIKTLEDEIDARLFDRRSSGVELTAAGTALLEHARLMVNEQERAQQRIALAKRGLGEELVAAICPLQAQMGLRAVVAEFTREHPDVSLRIVEGHVDETVPALMDRKVDLVFTTVPATTMQEKLAYERIRSSSCSIYAAPGHPLAHRSGITPAELTRWAWAMLDQKHWLAATRNYFAVGNAGMPAAGVRTSSVSFMKSLVLEEGMLGMLPDALMEGTGAVALNVERMPRPLRAGLLFRADAEIKRSAELFAEKLRAHVGRPDVEESRAIPHVPVAVLVEKRPHAN; this is translated from the coding sequence ATGGATCTTCGTCAGTTGCGGCACTTCATTGCGGTTGCGGAGCTGGGCAATTTTTCCCGGGCGGCAGAGCGCGTCTTCCTGACGCAGCCCGCGCTTACCCGCAGCATCAAGACCCTTGAGGACGAGATCGATGCGCGGCTGTTCGACCGCCGTTCCAGCGGGGTCGAGCTGACGGCGGCGGGCACGGCTCTGCTCGAGCATGCCCGGCTCATGGTCAACGAGCAGGAGCGGGCGCAGCAGCGCATCGCCCTTGCCAAGCGCGGGCTGGGCGAGGAACTGGTGGCCGCGATCTGCCCCTTGCAGGCACAGATGGGTCTGCGCGCCGTCGTGGCGGAATTCACGCGCGAGCATCCCGACGTATCGCTGCGGATCGTCGAGGGGCATGTTGACGAGACCGTTCCCGCTCTGATGGACCGCAAGGTCGATCTCGTCTTCACCACCGTCCCGGCCACGACGATGCAGGAGAAGCTGGCCTATGAGCGGATCCGCAGTTCGTCCTGCTCGATCTACGCCGCGCCCGGGCACCCGCTTGCGCATCGTAGCGGTATCACGCCCGCCGAGCTGACGCGCTGGGCATGGGCGATGCTGGACCAGAAGCACTGGCTGGCAGCCACCCGCAACTACTTCGCGGTCGGCAACGCCGGGATGCCGGCCGCCGGGGTCAGGACCAGCTCGGTTTCGTTCATGAAGTCGCTGGTGCTGGAGGAAGGCATGCTGGGCATGTTGCCCGATGCGCTGATGGAGGGCACCGGCGCGGTCGCGCTGAATGTCGAGCGGATGCCGCGCCCTCTGCGCGCGGGACTGCTGTTCCGGGCGGATGCCGAGATCAAGCGTTCGGCGGAACTCTTCGCGGAGAAACTGCGCGCCCATGTCGGGCGGCCGGACGTGGAGGAAAGCCGGGCGATCCCGCATGTTCCGGTTGCGGTTCTGGTGGAAAAGCGTCCTCACGCGAATTGA
- a CDS encoding MFS transporter, giving the protein MATGSGRAAHAGAASSRAWSIRIGSLLIPLAHAAGQNVVTVLGLRFMTDSLAISAGTAGLIFALVKIYDGFLDPTVGAWSDRFQSKWGRRLPFLFAGGLAMPLGVVMLFGAPDVGSVLLTEAFVTLALIIHASGYTLMTIPGFAMVVESSTDPDERARLMAWRTYGNAVGTLLGSTLPTWLLGMIGPGRQSHLILAVLVGAIVFVATTAAVRLLRNAPRTAPSAEAARKPRGRFELWRQLVVVWANKPFQILAIAHVFLLFGTVIGSATLAYFTRVVLKVGDATLGTYFMLSTVAMVLSMPAWVFGSRHLGRKACYMIALAVYGANHLTWLLAGPGESTLGIGARALVGGFAGGGMILCAYALLSDAVRYDFVRSGERREGAFAGITTLLDKLSSAASLAALGAFLSAMGYVSSASGASGTQGADAEWAIMMCESVIPALAMAGAFITMCFYRLDAGELALAETTAAPALDPAVDPTGEPT; this is encoded by the coding sequence GTGGCAACAGGATCAGGTAGGGCGGCCCATGCAGGCGCCGCAAGTTCCAGGGCATGGTCGATCAGGATAGGGTCGCTGCTGATCCCCCTCGCCCATGCGGCGGGACAGAACGTCGTGACCGTCCTCGGCCTGCGGTTCATGACGGACAGTCTGGCGATCTCCGCCGGGACCGCGGGGCTCATCTTCGCGCTGGTGAAAATCTACGACGGCTTCCTCGACCCCACCGTCGGCGCGTGGAGCGATCGCTTCCAGTCGAAGTGGGGCCGCCGCCTGCCATTCCTTTTCGCGGGCGGACTGGCGATGCCGCTGGGCGTCGTCATGCTGTTCGGCGCACCCGACGTGGGATCGGTGCTGCTGACCGAGGCTTTCGTGACGCTGGCGCTAATCATCCATGCATCCGGCTATACGCTGATGACGATCCCCGGCTTCGCCATGGTCGTCGAAAGCTCCACCGACCCCGACGAGCGCGCCCGGCTCATGGCATGGCGCACTTACGGCAACGCGGTCGGCACCCTGCTCGGATCGACGCTGCCGACGTGGCTGCTGGGCATGATCGGGCCGGGCCGCCAGAGCCACCTCATCCTCGCGGTCCTGGTCGGCGCGATCGTCTTCGTCGCGACCACCGCCGCCGTGCGCCTGCTGCGCAACGCCCCCCGCACGGCGCCGAGTGCCGAGGCCGCCCGCAAGCCGCGCGGCCGCTTCGAACTGTGGCGGCAACTGGTGGTGGTCTGGGCCAACAAGCCGTTCCAGATCCTCGCCATCGCGCATGTCTTCCTGCTGTTCGGCACCGTGATCGGATCGGCCACGCTCGCCTACTTCACCCGCGTCGTGCTGAAAGTCGGCGATGCCACGCTGGGCACCTATTTCATGCTTTCGACGGTCGCGATGGTGCTGTCGATGCCGGCCTGGGTGTTCGGGTCGCGCCATCTCGGGCGCAAGGCGTGCTACATGATCGCCCTCGCCGTCTATGGCGCCAACCATCTGACCTGGCTGCTTGCCGGGCCGGGCGAGAGCACCCTCGGCATCGGCGCCCGTGCCCTCGTCGGCGGCTTCGCGGGCGGCGGCATGATCCTGTGCGCCTATGCCCTGCTCTCCGATGCCGTGCGCTACGATTTCGTCCGCAGCGGCGAGCGTCGGGAGGGCGCCTTCGCGGGCATCACCACGCTGCTGGACAAGCTGTCGTCCGCCGCCTCGCTGGCTGCGCTGGGCGCATTCCTCTCGGCGATGGGCTACGTGTCCTCGGCCAGCGGTGCCTCGGGCACGCAGGGTGCCGACGCGGAATGGGCGATCATGATGTGCGAATCCGTGATCCCGGCGCTGGCGATGGCCGGTGCCTTCATCACGATGTGCTTCTACCGCCTCGACGCCGGGGAACTGGCGCTGGCGGAAACGACGGCAGCACCCGCGCTTGACCCTGCGGTCGATCCCACGGGCGAGCCGACCTGA
- a CDS encoding maleate cis-trans isomerase family protein, translated as MTDVLGWRKLLGVIAPSTNTVVQPDMERMRPPGVTNHLSRIHVEDPVALSNEDFIAGTTAIAENTLDAVRSVMTCRPDYLVLGMSAVTFYGGVDGSRRFKARIEAEAGVGATTGSEAVAAALTAVGAKAVSFVSPYYPVANAEVRRFLEESGFAVRRDRALQCRRWTDIAKVTPETLREVIAQLDGDDVDAIVQVGTNLSMVDLAAEYEGTLGKPVIAINTATYWHALRACGVSDRLRGLGRLLSEF; from the coding sequence GTGACCGACGTTCTGGGCTGGCGCAAGCTGCTGGGGGTGATCGCTCCCTCGACCAATACGGTCGTGCAACCCGACATGGAGCGTATGCGCCCGCCCGGCGTCACCAACCATCTCTCACGCATACACGTCGAGGACCCGGTGGCGCTCTCGAACGAGGACTTCATCGCCGGCACCACCGCCATTGCCGAGAACACGCTGGACGCCGTGCGCTCGGTGATGACCTGCCGCCCGGACTATCTGGTGCTCGGCATGTCGGCGGTGACCTTCTACGGAGGCGTGGACGGCTCTCGCCGCTTCAAGGCCCGGATCGAGGCGGAAGCCGGGGTGGGCGCGACCACCGGGTCGGAGGCCGTCGCCGCCGCCCTGACCGCCGTGGGCGCGAAGGCGGTCAGCTTCGTCTCGCCCTACTACCCGGTGGCGAACGCCGAGGTCCGCCGTTTCCTTGAAGAATCCGGCTTTGCCGTCAGGCGAGACCGGGCGCTGCAATGCCGCCGCTGGACCGACATCGCCAAAGTCACGCCCGAAACGCTGCGCGAAGTCATCGCGCAGCTCGACGGAGACGACGTCGATGCCATCGTGCAGGTGGGCACCAACCTCTCCATGGTCGATCTCGCCGCCGAGTACGAAGGCACTCTCGGCAAGCCGGTCATCGCCATCAATACCGCGACCTACTGGCACGCCCTGCGCGCTTGTGGGGTTTCGGACAGGCTGCGGGGACTGGGTCGCCTGTTAAGCGAATTCTAG
- a CDS encoding alpha/beta fold hydrolase, whose protein sequence is MSTSLSRRTLLASALLGATAACAGGASRSVVAAPMPERRTFDLAGPGGRTISISEWAGISGKRGTILFSHGALSAPWFYDRILQPLLASGYRVLAPLHVDSAQHPHTAEYKGLASWRCRIEDMRTLIAHIGDTPFIAMGHSYGGLIATVLGSAAGVIPEGMEGPLMPRLATSVVAFSPPPTIPVMMTAEGYGALAVPALIQTGTIDLLPGMTPSDAEGWRAHLAAFDAAKPGGHRYGLVLEGVNHYFGGAICDFSQPGPMQLDGLSHANAVASLFLDAFANGKANAKALARLDAGVTDALPIRLMRR, encoded by the coding sequence ATGTCGACCTCCCTTTCCCGCCGTACCCTTCTTGCAAGCGCCCTGCTCGGCGCCACCGCCGCCTGTGCGGGCGGTGCATCGCGCAGCGTCGTCGCGGCACCAATGCCGGAACGCCGCACTTTCGACCTTGCCGGTCCGGGCGGACGCACCATCTCGATCAGCGAGTGGGCGGGCATCAGCGGCAAGCGCGGGACGATCCTGTTCTCGCACGGCGCCCTGTCCGCGCCGTGGTTCTACGACCGCATCCTCCAGCCGCTGCTGGCATCGGGTTACCGGGTGCTCGCGCCGCTCCACGTCGACTCCGCGCAGCACCCGCACACGGCCGAGTACAAGGGCCTTGCCAGCTGGCGCTGCCGCATCGAGGACATGCGCACCCTCATCGCGCATATCGGCGACACGCCGTTCATCGCCATGGGCCACAGCTACGGCGGCCTGATCGCCACCGTTCTCGGCAGCGCGGCGGGCGTCATACCCGAAGGGATGGAAGGCCCGCTCATGCCGCGGCTCGCGACGAGCGTGGTGGCGTTCTCGCCTCCGCCGACGATCCCGGTGATGATGACGGCGGAAGGGTACGGCGCCCTCGCCGTGCCCGCGCTGATCCAGACCGGCACCATCGACCTGCTCCCCGGCATGACGCCGAGCGATGCGGAAGGATGGCGCGCACACCTCGCCGCGTTCGACGCCGCCAAGCCGGGCGGGCACCGCTACGGCCTCGTGCTGGAGGGCGTGAACCACTACTTCGGCGGCGCGATCTGCGATTTCAGCCAGCCCGGTCCGATGCAGCTTGACGGGCTCAGCCACGCGAATGCGGTGGCGAGCTTGTTCCTCGACGCCTTCGCGAACGGCAAGGCGAACGCCAAAGCCCTCGCGAGGCTCGACGCCGGGGTGACGGACGCCCTCCCCATCCGCCTGATGCGGCGCTGA
- a CDS encoding LLM class flavin-dependent oxidoreductase, which yields MPIEINGLINHNMASELSPVPVSHYDIDAIVKLAKVQEAAGYDRVLIANAATMPDNFTTAAYVGAVTERLGVMLAHRPGFIAPTMAARMLATLDRLLGGRLGVHVITGASDIEMQCDGDFHTKEERYDRSLEYIDILRRIWASETPVDHDGKWYRFNGGYAEIKPLNGTIPVFFGGMSPMAIATGAACADVFATLSDTVAGMTEVVQKVTAAAQPLGRKPDFLVSLRLVVGESEDKGWAQAADLKSRIAALESKAEKNKVATSAAGFARTAELAGKGERLEKCFWNGINEIRGAHSNSGTLVGDPDQLVDAIMDYWDAGVHKFILRGYDPIGDAEIIGRDIIPALRRKVTEREAAMEVR from the coding sequence ATGCCGATAGAAATCAACGGTCTCATCAATCACAACATGGCCTCCGAACTGTCGCCGGTGCCGGTGTCGCACTACGACATCGACGCCATCGTGAAGCTGGCCAAAGTGCAGGAGGCGGCGGGCTACGACCGCGTGCTGATCGCCAATGCCGCGACGATGCCGGACAACTTCACCACCGCCGCCTATGTCGGCGCCGTCACCGAACGTCTGGGCGTCATGCTGGCCCATCGCCCCGGCTTCATCGCGCCGACCATGGCGGCGCGGATGCTGGCGACGCTCGACCGGCTGCTCGGCGGGCGGCTGGGCGTCCACGTCATCACCGGTGCCAGCGACATCGAGATGCAGTGCGACGGGGACTTCCACACCAAGGAGGAACGCTACGACCGCAGCCTCGAATACATCGACATCCTGCGCCGCATCTGGGCGAGCGAGACCCCGGTGGACCACGACGGCAAGTGGTATCGCTTCAACGGCGGCTATGCCGAGATCAAGCCGCTGAACGGCACGATTCCGGTGTTCTTCGGTGGCATGTCGCCGATGGCGATCGCCACCGGCGCGGCCTGCGCCGACGTCTTCGCGACGCTCAGCGATACCGTGGCGGGCATGACCGAGGTGGTGCAGAAAGTCACCGCCGCCGCGCAGCCGCTGGGCCGCAAGCCCGACTTCCTCGTCTCGCTGCGCCTCGTCGTGGGGGAAAGTGAAGACAAGGGGTGGGCGCAGGCGGCGGACCTCAAGAGCCGCATCGCCGCGCTCGAAAGCAAGGCGGAGAAGAACAAGGTCGCCACCAGCGCCGCCGGTTTCGCGCGCACGGCCGAACTCGCCGGCAAGGGCGAGCGGCTGGAGAAGTGCTTCTGGAACGGCATCAACGAGATCCGCGGCGCGCACAGCAACAGCGGCACCCTTGTCGGCGATCCTGACCAGCTCGTCGACGCGATCATGGATTACTGGGACGCGGGCGTGCACAAGTTCATCCTGCGCGGCTACGATCCGATCGGCGACGCCGAGATCATCGGTCGCGACATCATTCCCGCCCTGCGCCGCAAGGTCACCGAGCGGGAAGCCGCAATGGAGGTGCGGTGA
- a CDS encoding LLM class flavin-dependent oxidoreductase: protein MAFEVVGLHFFADSSEAHPVRGVYDPQFLRDYAVAHEEAGFDRVLVGQTATWPDPLSTAAHIAAVTKTLKFMVAHRPGFIAPTMAARMFATLDRASGGRAGVHIITGASDVETQADGDYLTKEQRYHRSREYVEILRRMWSSEVPFDHAGEWYRFNGAFALVKPVQEQIPVFWAGNSDAAVQMGAQVCDVYAIGPATLADTRATIARFKQEAALHGRDPDVSMSMRVIVADTEDAAWEKAERLLGTVMDHLASGKQIGRDKGESDPGTLALKRQAAMGDRLDERLWTGMTRATEGRLHATALVGTPDQVAAALEQYHAIGVNRFLLNGFYTIEDVRLFGEGLVPVLRKRIAAAG from the coding sequence ATGGCCTTCGAAGTCGTCGGCCTCCACTTCTTCGCGGATTCGTCCGAGGCCCATCCGGTGCGCGGGGTCTATGACCCGCAGTTTCTGCGCGATTATGCCGTCGCGCACGAGGAGGCAGGTTTCGACCGTGTCCTCGTCGGGCAGACGGCCACGTGGCCCGATCCGCTCTCGACCGCCGCGCACATCGCGGCGGTGACGAAGACGCTGAAATTCATGGTCGCGCATCGCCCCGGCTTCATCGCGCCGACCATGGCCGCGCGCATGTTCGCGACGCTCGACCGGGCGAGTGGGGGTCGGGCGGGCGTCCACATCATCACCGGCGCCAGCGACGTCGAGACTCAGGCGGACGGCGACTACCTGACCAAGGAGCAACGCTACCACCGCAGCCGCGAATACGTGGAGATCCTGCGCCGCATGTGGTCGAGCGAGGTTCCCTTCGATCACGCGGGCGAGTGGTATCGCTTCAACGGCGCCTTCGCGCTGGTGAAGCCGGTGCAGGAGCAGATCCCGGTGTTCTGGGCAGGGAACTCCGACGCGGCGGTGCAGATGGGCGCGCAAGTCTGCGACGTCTATGCGATCGGCCCCGCGACGCTTGCCGATACCCGGGCGACGATCGCACGCTTCAAGCAGGAAGCGGCGCTGCACGGGCGCGATCCCGACGTGTCGATGTCGATGCGGGTCATCGTCGCCGATACCGAGGATGCGGCGTGGGAGAAGGCGGAGCGCCTGCTCGGCACCGTGATGGACCATCTCGCCAGCGGCAAGCAGATCGGCCGCGACAAGGGCGAAAGCGATCCCGGCACTCTGGCGCTCAAGCGGCAGGCGGCGATGGGTGATCGGCTGGACGAACGCCTGTGGACCGGCATGACCCGCGCCACCGAGGGACGGCTCCATGCAACCGCGCTGGTCGGCACGCCGGACCAGGTCGCGGCGGCGCTGGAGCAGTATCACGCCATCGGCGTCAACCGGTTCCTGCTCAACGGCTTCTACACGATCGAGGACGTGCGCTTATTCGGCGAGGGGCTGGTTCCGGTCCTGCGCAAGCGCATTGCCGCAGCGGGTTGA
- a CDS encoding TonB-dependent receptor, whose product MMFCSTSALAQVAADEDVSSNAIIVTAKSRKETLQEVPLAITALTSDDLASAQIRDVRDLQKVTPNLSLFAGSGRNDPSAYSLRGLAPNTSDERYQGISVFIDGVALSGQLASLDLENLQRVEVIKGPQSANFGRATYSGAINYVTVDPSGDEVTGFVKARGSLMNSAPEASYYFGGTITAPLVKDALWASVAGSVFQNGAIAKSRDGGAPIGRERTQAVSGTLYFKPDDTFSIKLRGMYQHDRDSVAAQVVEQPREWVQSGIATAPFARGNGSIFPKYLPDPDIDNIGTSGADGYARDRYFASAVVTKMFGDYELSYRGGYVNESRTADAPNAPRASGVGQDKVFGEALANNEVTLRGASLGTFPSYEKFTNTSHQLMLLSPGDKPLRWRVGAYYFWERDDTGFTSFATTANPAGRTRDDRLENRAIFGGLDWDFTQQLTLSLEGRYARERIFAPSCPSCAFYPTTSDYSQVSKDFSPRVTVSYKATPQNMLYALFSKGVKSARAGYVTVGGVTQPVYADPEKLYNYEIGSKNSFFGGALTLNLAAFYDEVKDQQLVSTLERTVSGQTVTVSAVGNVGSSRIVGFEAESNWRVTPQLTLRGSVGYAKQEFTNPNPILISSGSTAGFPVTTNGSVVLDGLTQANVPYWNGFIGGEYQLPEVGGFLPSLRVDGSYRGSYFATLSNTVKVRSAWTVDARLNLTSDLIDLALFGRNILNNQRATGSGLAGATASCMFIERDTATYGTNQQCLYASAPRPPEFGMEATLRF is encoded by the coding sequence ATGATGTTCTGCAGTACGTCGGCACTGGCGCAAGTCGCCGCCGATGAAGACGTCTCTTCCAATGCGATCATCGTGACGGCCAAGAGCCGCAAGGAAACGCTGCAGGAAGTTCCGCTCGCCATTACCGCCCTCACCAGCGACGATCTTGCCAGCGCGCAGATCCGCGACGTGCGCGATCTTCAGAAGGTGACGCCCAACCTCAGCCTGTTTGCGGGCTCGGGGCGCAACGATCCTTCCGCCTATTCGCTGCGTGGTCTTGCGCCCAATACTTCGGACGAACGCTATCAGGGCATCTCGGTGTTCATCGACGGCGTCGCGCTGTCGGGCCAGCTCGCCTCGCTCGACCTTGAGAACCTGCAGCGCGTCGAAGTCATCAAAGGGCCGCAGAGCGCCAACTTCGGCCGCGCCACGTACAGCGGCGCGATCAACTACGTCACCGTCGATCCTTCGGGCGACGAGGTCACCGGCTTCGTCAAGGCACGCGGCAGCCTGATGAATTCCGCGCCGGAAGCCAGCTACTACTTCGGCGGCACGATCACCGCGCCGCTGGTGAAGGACGCGCTCTGGGCCTCGGTCGCAGGTTCGGTGTTCCAGAACGGCGCCATCGCCAAGTCGCGCGACGGCGGCGCGCCGATCGGACGCGAGCGCACGCAGGCGGTGTCCGGCACGCTCTACTTCAAGCCCGACGACACGTTCTCGATCAAGCTGCGCGGCATGTACCAGCATGACCGGGACTCGGTGGCCGCACAAGTCGTCGAGCAGCCGCGCGAATGGGTGCAGTCGGGCATCGCCACCGCGCCCTTCGCACGCGGCAACGGGTCGATCTTCCCCAAGTACCTGCCCGATCCCGACATCGACAACATCGGCACCAGCGGCGCGGACGGCTATGCGCGCGACCGCTACTTCGCCAGCGCCGTCGTCACCAAGATGTTCGGCGACTACGAACTGAGCTATCGCGGCGGCTACGTGAATGAATCGCGCACCGCCGACGCGCCGAATGCCCCGCGCGCCAGCGGCGTGGGCCAGGACAAGGTCTTCGGCGAGGCGCTTGCCAACAACGAAGTGACCCTGCGCGGCGCCTCGCTCGGCACCTTCCCGTCCTACGAGAAGTTCACCAATACCAGCCACCAGCTGATGCTGCTTTCGCCCGGCGACAAGCCGCTGCGCTGGCGCGTGGGCGCCTACTACTTCTGGGAGCGCGACGACACCGGCTTCACGTCCTTCGCCACCACGGCCAACCCGGCGGGCCGCACCCGCGACGACCGGCTGGAGAACCGCGCGATCTTCGGCGGTCTCGACTGGGACTTCACCCAGCAGCTGACGCTCAGCCTCGAAGGCCGCTATGCGCGCGAGAGGATCTTCGCGCCGAGCTGCCCGAGCTGCGCCTTCTATCCGACGACGAGCGATTACTCGCAGGTGTCGAAGGACTTCTCGCCCCGCGTGACCGTCAGCTACAAGGCGACGCCGCAGAACATGCTCTATGCGCTGTTCTCCAAGGGCGTGAAGAGCGCGCGCGCCGGTTACGTGACGGTGGGCGGTGTCACCCAGCCGGTCTATGCCGACCCGGAAAAGCTCTACAACTACGAGATCGGCAGCAAGAACAGCTTCTTCGGCGGCGCGCTGACGCTGAACCTTGCGGCTTTCTATGACGAGGTGAAGGACCAGCAGCTGGTCAGCACGCTGGAGCGCACCGTATCCGGCCAGACCGTAACCGTTTCGGCGGTAGGCAACGTCGGTTCCTCGCGCATCGTCGGCTTCGAGGCGGAGAGCAACTGGCGCGTGACCCCGCAGCTGACGCTGCGCGGCTCGGTCGGCTATGCCAAGCAGGAGTTCACCAATCCGAACCCGATCCTGATCAGCTCGGGCTCGACGGCGGGCTTCCCGGTGACGACGAACGGTTCGGTGGTGCTCGACGGGCTGACCCAGGCCAACGTGCCTTACTGGAACGGCTTCATCGGCGGCGAGTACCAGCTTCCCGAAGTCGGCGGCTTCCTGCCCTCGCTGCGTGTCGATGGCAGCTATCGCGGCAGCTACTTCGCCACGTTGTCGAACACGGTGAAGGTGCGTTCGGCCTGGACGGTCGATGCGCGGCTCAACCTGACCAGCGATTTGATCGACCTTGCGCTGTTCGGCCGCAACATCCTCAACAACCAGCGCGCGACCGGTTCGGGTCTTGCGGGTGCGACCGCGAGCTGCATGTTCATCGAGCGCGACACCGCGACGTATGGCACGAACCAGCAGTGCCTCTACGCCTCGGCGCCGCGTCCGCCGGAATTCGGCATGGAAGCGACGCTGCGCTTCTGA